A window of the Cheilinus undulatus linkage group 21, ASM1832078v1, whole genome shotgun sequence genome harbors these coding sequences:
- the btr02 gene encoding bloodthirsty-related gene family, member 2 has translation MASTIGLLPEKHFLCPLCKDIFSSPVTTPCGHSFCLACLSNYWSRHQSRYCPHCKRVFADRPDLSINRILADVSDNFKKTRPEKPPEEETVVDIEKMIQERQQKIERLKYSLQLQKNSYLREVRESQKVFSALVNAMEKSHKAVVSAIEGKQKEEERRVETLVEELKQEIQELRKETPESDPQIPANSDQSEDIKKVTVSIVSNLCPSEMKDWSKVTIETDPCVGVTRRALAEVMEMIKAEVNRLSKSELKRIEKYTVDVNLSAKTAHPSLSVSDDRKQVRQTDKLQEVSDHPKRFDRVANILAKESFSSGRCYWEVEVGEKIEWNLGVVRQSINRKGKFTVCPANGFWTLSLKPGGQYIANTSPVTSLALEQRPKTVGVFVDYTEGRVSFFCAEAGVHIYTFTDTFTDRLHPFLCPGRLHGSKNAAPLTICSSFCSI, from the exons ATGGCCTCTACCATTGGCCTCCTCCCTGAGAAGCACTTCTTGTGCCCTCTGTGTAAAGACATCTTCAGCAGCCCTGTTACCACACCATGTGGACACAGCTTCTGTCTGGCCTGTCTCAGTAATTACTGGTCACGACATCAGTCCAGATACTGCCCCCACTGTAAGAGAGTGTTTGCTGACAGACCCGACCTCAGTATCAACCGCATTCTGGCAGACGTCTCAGACAACTTCAAGAAGACTCGACCAGAGAAACCACCTGAAGAGGAAACG GTCGTAGACATTGAGAAAATGATTCAAGAAAGGCAACAGAAGATAGAGCGGTTAAAATATTCCCTCCAGCTCCAAAAG AATTCTTACCTTAGAGAAGTGAGAGAGAGCCAGAAGGTTTTCTCTGCTCTTGTTAATGCAATGGAGAAGAGTCACAAAGCAGTGGTTTCAGCAATAGAGGGGaagcagaaagaggaggagaggagagtggAGACACTGGTGGAGGAGCTGAAGCAGGAGATCCAGGAGCTGAGGAAGGAGACCCCTGAATCTGACCCTCAGATTCCTGCAAACAGTGACCAAAGTGAAGACATAAAGAAAGTTACTGTG AGCATTGTATCCAACCTGTGCCCATCTGAGATGAAGGACTGGTCCAAGGTCACAATAGAAACTGATCCTTGTGTTGGGGTCACCAGGCGAGCTCTGGCAGAAGTGATGGAGATGATAAAAGCAGAAGTCAACCGACTCTCCAAATCTG AGCTTAAAAGAATAGAGAAATACACAG TGGATGTCAACCTGAGTGCAAAGACAGCCCATCCCTCCCTCTCCGTCTCAGATGACAGAAAACAGGTGAGACAAACAGACAAGCTTCAGGAAGTATCCGATCACCCCAAGCGGTTTGACCGTGTTGCGAACATTCTGGCCAAAGAAAGCTTCAGCAGTGGGAGGTGCTACTGGGAGGTGGAGGTCGGAGAGAAGATCGAGTGGAACCTGGGTGTGGTCAGACAGTCCATAAACAGGAAAGGCAAGTTCACTGTCTGCCCTGCAAACGGTTTCTGGACTTTAAGTTTGAAGCCTGGAGGACAGTACATCGCCAACACCTCTCCTGTCACATCCCTGGCTCTGGAGCAGAGACCTAAGACAGTGGGCGTGTTTGTGGACTACACTGAGGGCCGTGTGTCCTTCTTCTGTGCAGAAGCTGGAGTCCACATTTACACCTTTACAGATACATTTACTGACAGGCTTCATCCCTTCCTCTGTCCTGGTCGCCTGCATGGAAGCAAAAACGCTGCACCATTGACCATCTGTTCAAGTTTCTGCAGCATCTAA
- the cldnk gene encoding claudin k — translation MATTGMQLLGLVMSIVGWVSGMIVCAIPLWRVTAFIGNNIVTAQIIWEGLWMNCIVQSTGQIQCKVYDSLLALPSDMQAARGLTVLSILLCGLALAMGVVGVKCTKCIGVNSLKARIARISGALFAIAGFLYLVPICWTAHSIIRDFYDPHVAAPHKRELGPALYIGWGASALLLIGGSLLYAGSSPPGIPGSPTFSSGESSPRRAPATQVKGYV, via the coding sequence ATGGCAACCACAGGTATGCAGTTGCTGGGCCTAGTCATGTCCATCGTGGGCTGGGTGAGCGGGATGATAGTCTGTGCCATCCCCCTGTGGCGAGTCACTGCCTTCATCGGTAACAACATAGTAACGGCTCAGATCATCTGGGAAGGCCTGTGGATGAATTGCATCGTGCAGAGCACGGGTCAGATCCAGTGTAAGGTGTATGATAGCTTGCTGGCTCTACCCAGCGACATGCAGGCAGCCCGAGGCCTCACTGTGCTCTCCATCTTGTTGTGTGGCTTAGCTCTAGCCATGGGGGTTGTAGGAGTCAAGTGCACCAAATGCATCGGTGTAAACAGCCTCAAGGCTCGCATTGCTCGCATCTCTGGTGCCCTTTTCGCCATCGCAGGGTTCCTCTACCTTGTTCCCATCTGCTGGACGGCCCACTCCATCATCAGGGATTTCTACGATCCACATGTGGCAGCCCCGCACAAGCGTGAGCTGGGCCCTGCTCTGTACATCGGCTGGGGGGCATCGGCCTTGCTCCTCATCGGCGGTTCTCTGCTCTATGCTGGGTCGAGTCCCCCTGGCATCCCAGGCTCCCCCACCTTCAGCAGTGGAGAAAGCAGTCCTCGCAGAGCACCTGCCACACAAGTCAAAGGTTATGTTTAA